The Methanolobus sp. WCC4 genome includes the window ACGAAGCTGCTTACCCATTCCTTCCAGTAACGCACCCATAGAAACAAGAATAAACCTTATGTTATCCTCACGTGATGCAGTGCTTGCTCTTACCTTGCGGGGTAGTTTGTTTTGCTGTTTTGTTATTTTGAAATGACAGTTCTTGCATAGTGGAACGGTCTCTTCAGAATTGTTCCTTCCGTACACGTGGTGTAATTCTATCACATTAGGGTCATCTTCTGCACACTCGATACATCTAAGTGCTGTTTTTCCTTCTAATTTCTGTCTCTTAATACTTCTTTTTGATATTGATTTATCCATAGTTACCACTCCTCATCATACATAGCGTTCTTGAAAATCATGCTCTACCTGTGCTTCATCAAGCTCGTAAAGTCGTTCTAATCGTGTTTCAAATGAATGTTCATTACCTTCAGCATCAACAAGTTTGATATTATCGAACTTTTTCAACCGAGATGTATCACCATCTTTTAGGGTTTTCTCGACTGCATCAAAGTATTCGTTAATCAGGTAACGGTCTTTGGAGCTTGTTGTTACTATCGTTGTATTGCCAGCGTTTCGGTCATAGAACCTCATTTCAGCCTGAATACTATCTATTTTTGTAACTTTCCATCTTCCATTCTCTTTGTACAGATAACGTCCTAGATTCTTGATCGCATCTTTGTTGCTCATTCCAAGCTTTTTTGTCATCTGCTCAAGACTTGCTCCTTTTCTCATAGCTCTCAAAATCTGGAAAGAACTACGTCTATCCGTCTTCTGAAGAGATGTCAGTGTTTCCCATTTTGCTTTAGAAAGGTCATAATCACTTATTTTGAGGTCTCTGAGTTGCTTCAGGCTCTTGTCTGGAAACATCTTGTGTTTCCTGATGATCTCCTTTGCATACCTGGTATCTCTGGGCATAGCTTTGAGCCATTGACCATAGGTTCTGAAATCCTTGGAGAATTCAGGTCTGGTCACTTCTCAGCCTCCCAGAGTTTCATTAGTGCTATCCTGACAACTTCAGCCTGAGAGCATCCAAAGTAATCTGACATCAATACGAGTTTCTCCTTTAGGTACGGAGATAGTGTGGTTAATATTCTTTCGCTTTTGGTGGTCATAATACGTCACCAATAACCACTATGCAACTCATAATATCTGTACAGAATATGAGTATAAGATTAGGTATAAATATGATATAGTTCTTATATCAGCTAGGGTATAATTATGTATAAAAAAGGGTTAGATTTTGACCAAGAAGTCAGACGTATATTATCCAATCAAGGCTATGTTAGAAGGTCGCAACTCATACAAAAACTCAAAAATAAGCATCGAGGGGATAGTGGGTATAGTGAAAAGAGTATCAATCGAAAGCTTGACAGTATGGTGAATAGAGGGATAGTATCTAAGCTAAAAGGAGATGCTCTTAAAGAAGCAGGCATAACCGATGATGATGGGCGTTCTAGCTATTTTACCCTTAAGAAATCAGATGACATAAGGAGACATATAGATTCAGTTATAGCTAATATCTCTTCAGATAATCCTATAAAACAAAAAATGGCGCTTAAAGAACTTGAAAGATATGAGAAACACTGTCTACTCAATCCTGTCCAACTAGACATACTTATAGCCCAATTAGACACAGAAGACATAGACCTTATCGACAATATCCTGAGAATAGTCTATACATACATAGAAAAAAAGGAAATAGAACCCTATAACAGACAAGAAGTCATTAAGATGCTTAGAAGCCTATTGAACAAGTATCCTAAGCCATTACCACATGGATACAAGAACCTTAGAACTCATTTTATCTATTTACTTGGTCACTACAATGATTATGCTGTTATTGAAAGGCTCAAAAAGGATGCTGAAGAGTTAGACAACCTTCATGAAATCCTCCATGACTATGAGTCAAACTACACAGCCTTTGTAATCGAGGAACATAGGGAAGAACTCTATGAGTTTGAGGAAAAGCTAAGACTTGAAGGTATGGAAGAACCTGCTCAGTTCATTGCTCAGACAAGAGTTACAGCTATGATCCATCTTGAAATGTATGACGATCCTTTTAAGAAGAATAATGCTGCTGTGAGGGATTTCTAATGAAAATGATTCTCCTTAATGGTCATGGAATAGACACACGTGTAAATGGGTCTAAATTGCATATCAGGGATGGTAGACATACCACAGACATAGAACCAGAGAAGTATGTCTTTTCTCCCCAGAAAATAGACATAGACAATATAGTGATCTATGGTAAAAATGGAAATATGACCATTGATTCTATCAGATGGCTGATAAAACATAATGTGCAGGTCACTATTCTTGATTGGGATGGTAAGCTTCTAACAACCATGCTTCCTCCTGAAAGTACTAATGTCAAAACCAAGTTCGCACAGTATCACGCTTATGAGGATCAGGAAACAAGGTTAAAGCTTGCCAAGAAGTTCATTGAAGCCAAGTTTGATAAGACTCAGGTAGTTCTGGATTACCTGAAACAACGTTATCCTGATATTTACAACGAGTTTTCAAAGGACTCTTCAAAACTTGATGATGCAAATAACATCAAGGAAGTCATGGGTGTTGAGGGGGCTGTTGCTGTCTATTATTGGGGGCAGTTTGAAAAGTTCATTCCTGAGAAATATGAATTTGATGACCGTACAGGCAGGTACAAAACACGTCCTAGTGGTGCAGGTGATATGGTCAATTGTATGCTTAATTATGGCTATTCACTCCTTGAAGCAGAGTGTATGAGAACTATCAATGCTGTTGGTCTGGACGTTCATGTAGGCTTCCTGCATGAGATGGCATCAGGTAAGAACAGTTTAGCCTATGACCTGCAAGAGCCTTTCAGATTCCTTGTTGATCTAGCTGTAATTAACCTCATTGAGACTGACAGGATGGAAAAGAAGGACTTTATCAGGACTGATAATTACGCTCTCAGACTTAGACCAAGTGGAGCTAAGAAGCTTACAGAGGAGTTCCAGACTTGGATGAATAAGAAGGTAACTTATCAGGACAAATCAATGATGTGGAGCTATGTCCTTTTACTCAAAACAAGGGAATTGGCTCAATTCCTGAACGGTAAAAAGAGGAAAATTGATTTTGTTACTCCCTCTTACGTGATTGAAAGACAGGATACTGATGAGATCAGGAAGAAGATATTGAGTATTTCTTATTCTGAATGGAAGGAGATGGGATTTTCTAAGGGTACTCTGCATTACATGAAGAAAAATGCAAAGGGAGATAAACCGTTTACTCTTAATTCTCATGTAAGGGAACGGTTGGAAATGTGGGAAAATTGTTGATGCTATAACTATACGAAATGTAGCAGAAAATTAAAAAGAAAAGTTAAGGAGTAAAATTACTCCTTTCTACGCTGGAATATGAATGCCAATCCGATAATTGCAGCTATTGGGAGAGCAATTGTTGGGAATTCTGGGATGTCATTTTGTTCTTCCCATATTTTTTTGACTACATTAGATTCAACATCCCCGTCATCTAGGATTGCTGTGGCTTTGATATAATCAGTACCCGGTAAATTTCCTGTGTCTGTATATATGAACGTTGCTGTTCCATCTGTATTTGTATAATCCTCGCCATGCTTTCCGACGTTTGGACCAGCAATGACCTCAAATTGAACGGTAATTCCCTCTATAGGTATGCTAATAGTTTCACCAGGGACAGCAGGCTCTCCAGGCTCACCGGGTTCACCGGGTTCACCAGGGTCTTCACTAGGCTCTCCAGGCTCTCCAGGCTCACCGGGTTCACCGGGTTCACCAGGGTCTTCACTAGGCTCTCCAGGCTCTCCAGGCTCACCGGGTTCACCAGGCTCACCGGGTTCACCAGGGTCTTCACTAGGATCACCAGGTTCTTCACTAGGATCACCGCCAGTTTGATGCATCATTACTGTTGCTGTAACTTCATGCTCGGTGCCTACTGTATTAGTAGCAATTATCGGAACAAGATCAACAGTGTAGTCTATCTCTACTGATACATCATTAGATGCTGCATTCCCCACAAACATTATTAGAAATATCAAGAATAATCCAATGCAAAGAACTATATCCCTTTTATATCTCATTTCAATTCCCCACAAATTCACAGTGTAAACATGAATTTTTCTATTTACTGTATAGTTGCTTTACATTAACTATATTATTTGTGAAACTTAAATTCGAATCATTATTCAGAAAAAAGTTAACAGTGTTATCATCGGTGACGTAAACTCAAGGAGCAAAACACAGATTCTTTTAAGCGACATTAGTAACTATTTTTGCAAAGTAACCTTCATTGTTGGTTTAAGGTAATGCGTTGCGTTTTTTGGTTATTACTATTACCCGAAGCGCAGGTGCGAGGGGAGGGATTTGAACCCTCGAAATCCTTCGATACTGGATCTTAAGTCCAGCGCCTTTGACCAGCTGGGCAACCCTCGCATTAAGAATAGTAGTGGTATGCCGGCCTTTTGGTCTTGAACACCAGATAATAACAATTAAGTTACTTAAGTCTTATTATAGCGAGTATGAAGATCACGTTTCTGGGAACAGGTACTGGCATACCACAGGATGGCAGGGTACAGTCCGGTGTACTCGTTGATACAGGGGAAAAACTGTTGCTCTTTGACTGCGGATGCGGTGTCCTTGGAAGGATATTCGAGAGCGGGTACGACCATAAGGACATAGATGCGATCCTGCTCTCTCATCTGCATCTCGACCATGTGGGGGATGTGCTGGCACTCATCAAGGCCAACTGGCTTGTGGGAAGGACCGACATGAGGATATACGGACCGCAGGGCACCCGGGAATGGTTCAGGAGGACACTGGACGTTTACGACTATCTCATTGACAGGTTCACCGTGGATATCACAGAACTCTCGCCGGGTGATGAGTTCATTCCCGAAGGCACGGATGGGGCCTGTAACTGCAGTATCAGGACCGCAAAGACCGTCCATACAGACAACTCACTGGCCTACCGCCTTGAAAAGGATGGTAAGAGCATCGTCTATACAGGCGACACAGAGCCTTGTGATGAGGTCATGGAACTGGCAGAGGGTGCGGATGTGCTCATACACGAATGCTCCTTCCCGCTGGGTTTCCCCATGACCAACCACACCACTCCTGACATGTTGACCCTCATGATAGAAGAAGCCCCTCTGGACGTAAAAGAACTCTACCTGACACACCTCTATCCTCACATGCAGGGGCGCTACAGGGAGGCAACGGACCACATAAAGAAATACTTCAATGGTAATGTCACGGTTGCTAAGGACCTCATGGTGATCGAGCTTTAGTTTTAGTTTTAGCTTCAGCTCAGCAGGACATCAGGATAGAAAAGAAGTTAAGAAAAAAGAAGGACGTATGAAAACTATAAGGCCAGTTCAACCGGCTTTAGATGTTCTCAAGTGCTTCAAGGACAGCCTCACCGAACTTCTCGGCGGCAGTGGGGTCACGTCCTGTAACCACATTATCGGTTACGATGACATCCTCATTCTCATAGTCTGCCCCGGCATCAAGGAGTTCCTTGATACATGCAGGGTCATTGAACACCGTGGCCTTTTTACCCTCAAGGATACCTGCCCTTGCAAGTACAACAGGGGATACGCAGATAGCAGCAACGATCATCCCCAGATCAAAAGCCTCTGCAACCAGGTCCTGGAGTTTCTTATCAGGCCATAGCAACTTCCTGGCACCCGGTCCACCTGAAATGACAATAGCGTCGTACTCACCTATACTCACATTCTTGATCGCGATATCGGGTTTTGCACTTCCTCCCAGAACACCCATAGCCTCATCAGTGGAATTACTTGCAATGGTTATAGAGAGTCCTTCATCTTCGAATACATCCCTTGGTTCAAAGAACTCCTCATCCCTGAACCCTTCCTGTGCGATAACCATCAAAACTTTTTTGCTGCTAAGATCTGATCCTGCCATATTATCACTTTGGTCCTTACTGATCAATATCATTTTTCAACTTTCCGGTAGGCACTCACCGGTATCTTCAAACGACCTCACTTTAAACCCAATATACAATTCTTTCATTTCCGATACTTATATCTGACGAATTGAATGCAAGAACAGAAAAAAGAATTGCAAATGAGCACTGGAAAACAAGGAATTGAAAAAGAACTAAAAAAGAGAGGAAACAGAAGGGAAATCCCCTTCTTATCCTTATTCTGTCATGTATTTTGCAACGAATTCCTGCATCTCAGCAGACATCTGGGCAAGTTCCTGTGAACTCTTGGCAAGCTCCTGCATGGATGCATTCTGCTGTTCCACTGCTGCAGAGGTTTCCTGAGTGCCTGCTGCTGCCTGCTGTGAGATCGATGCGACCTCATCCACACTTGAAGTTACCTCTTCGATGGATGCAGACTGCTCCTCAGCGGCTGCTGCAATGTTCTCTGCCATAAGAGCAACCCTGTTACTCTCCTCAACGATACTCTGCACGGCTTCCACGGTATGGGTGAGTGCGTTGACACCTTCTGTAACAGTCTTAGTACCGGATTCCATTGATGATACTGCCGCATGGGTGCCATTCTGGATCTCAGCAATGAGCTCGGATATCTGTGATGCCGCATTACCTGAATCCTCAGCAAGCTTCCTTACCTCATCTGCCACAACAGCAAAACCGCGACCATGTTCTCCTGCTCTTGCAGCCTCAATAGCTGCATTCAGAGCCAGAAGATTGGTCTGGTCAGCTATGTTGGTAATGAGCATGACGATCTCACCTATCTGGTTGGACTTGCCTTC containing:
- a CDS encoding HNH endonuclease — translated: MDKSISKRSIKRQKLEGKTALRCIECAEDDPNVIELHHVYGRNNSEETVPLCKNCHFKITKQQNKLPRKVRASTASREDNIRFILVSMGALLEGMGKQLRMIGLEVDLI
- a CDS encoding PEF-CTERM sorting domain-containing protein; protein product: MRYKRDIVLCIGLFLIFLIMFVGNAASNDVSVEIDYTVDLVPIIATNTVGTEHEVTATVMMHQTGGDPSEEPGDPSEDPGEPGEPGEPGEPGEPGEPSEDPGEPGEPGEPGEPGEPSEDPGEPGEPGEPGEPAVPGETISIPIEGITVQFEVIAGPNVGKHGEDYTNTDGTATFIYTDTGNLPGTDYIKATAILDDGDVESNVVKKIWEEQNDIPEFPTIALPIAAIIGLAFIFQRRKE
- a CDS encoding MBL fold metallo-hydrolase, giving the protein MKITFLGTGTGIPQDGRVQSGVLVDTGEKLLLFDCGCGVLGRIFESGYDHKDIDAILLSHLHLDHVGDVLALIKANWLVGRTDMRIYGPQGTREWFRRTLDVYDYLIDRFTVDITELSPGDEFIPEGTDGACNCSIRTAKTVHTDNSLAYRLEKDGKSIVYTGDTEPCDEVMELAEGADVLIHECSFPLGFPMTNHTTPDMLTLMIEEAPLDVKELYLTHLYPHMQGRYREATDHIKKYFNGNVTVAKDLMVIEL
- the cas1 gene encoding CRISPR-associated endonuclease Cas1 — encoded protein: MKMILLNGHGIDTRVNGSKLHIRDGRHTTDIEPEKYVFSPQKIDIDNIVIYGKNGNMTIDSIRWLIKHNVQVTILDWDGKLLTTMLPPESTNVKTKFAQYHAYEDQETRLKLAKKFIEAKFDKTQVVLDYLKQRYPDIYNEFSKDSSKLDDANNIKEVMGVEGAVAVYYWGQFEKFIPEKYEFDDRTGRYKTRPSGAGDMVNCMLNYGYSLLEAECMRTINAVGLDVHVGFLHEMASGKNSLAYDLQEPFRFLVDLAVINLIETDRMEKKDFIRTDNYALRLRPSGAKKLTEEFQTWMNKKVTYQDKSMMWSYVLLLKTRELAQFLNGKKRKIDFVTPSYVIERQDTDEIRKKILSISYSEWKEMGFSKGTLHYMKKNAKGDKPFTLNSHVRERLEMWENC
- a CDS encoding DJ-1/PfpI family protein, which translates into the protein MAGSDLSSKKVLMVIAQEGFRDEEFFEPRDVFEDEGLSITIASNSTDEAMGVLGGSAKPDIAIKNVSIGEYDAIVISGGPGARKLLWPDKKLQDLVAEAFDLGMIVAAICVSPVVLARAGILEGKKATVFNDPACIKELLDAGADYENEDVIVTDNVVTGRDPTAAEKFGEAVLEALENI